ATGAGACCAAGTTGTGACccataaaaataccaaaacctGTGGTAGATCTCCTGTCCACAGGGTCCCCTGCCCAATTTGCATCAGCGAAAGCTGTGAGAGATAAAGGCCCCGGAACAAAATTCAACCCTTGATGCAAAGATCCCTTGATGTATCGAAGAATACGTTTGACTGCCATAAAATGACTCAACTTAGGAGCATGCATATGCTGGCATGCTATATTAACAGAAAAAGATAGCTCTGGCCTGGTTAGAGTCAAGTATTGCAAAGAACCAACCAAAGTTCTGTACACATGAACATCCGAAAAAGGAAAATCATTATCTGGGATCCCAGGTTTAACAGAGGCAGGAGACTATAAACTTTTACAGTCTATCATCCCAGCTTTTGCAAGCAGATCTGTGGCATATTTGAACTGAGATAGAAACAAACTAGCAGCATTTCTATGAACCTCAATACCCAGAAAATAATGCAGAGAACCCAAGTCTTTCATGACAAACTTGTGACTAAGTTGAAGAATAAGAGATTATGAAGGTGGAATCACTGCCAGTTATGAcgatatcatccacatagatCAAAACCAAAGTAATATCAGACTTTTGTGTAAAAATAAACAATGAGGTATCTGCCTTGCTAGGGTGAAAACCAAGTTCCACAAGATAACTGGAAAACAAAGCATACCATGCCTTTGGAGCTTGTCTCAAGCCATACAAGGCTTTAGAGAGTTTACACACATACTCAGGATGAGAGGAGTCCTTATACCCCAGAGGTTGCCTCATATACACATCTTCAGTAATTAGACCATGAAGAAAAGCATTTGAAACATCTAATTGCCGTAAAGGCCAACCTTTATTGACTGCTAGACATAGTATAACCCTGAGAGTAGGTTGTTTAA
The sequence above is drawn from the Rhododendron vialii isolate Sample 1 chromosome 6a, ASM3025357v1 genome and encodes:
- the LOC131328631 gene encoding uncharacterized mitochondrial protein AtMg00810-like, producing the protein MKDLGSLHYFLGIEVHRNAASLFLSQFKYATDLLAKAGMIDYNDFPFSDVHVYRTLVGSLQYLTLTRPELSFSVNIACQHMHAPKLSHFMAVKRILRYIKGSLHQGLNFVPGPLSLTAFADANWAGDPVDRRSTTGFGIFMGHNLVSWCAKKQHTVACSSTEAEYRAMAQTASDLVWLQQLFSELLIPSSTPHVLWCDNKSAIALACNPVFHARTKHIEIDYHFIKEQVLNHHIVLYHISSEAQIADIFTKPLSVSKFQLLKSKLMVGNPPMSLKEGVKGVWLKGFCYS